From the genome of Lutra lutra chromosome 8, mLutLut1.2, whole genome shotgun sequence:
TAGGATGGAAAGCATTGACTATAAAAATAGTTACAGTACATATTGTTTAATCCATATTGTAGATCACACATGTAGAAGTAGAGCTCCTTTGTTTTTTGATAACTTACTGAGTCTTTAGCAAGAGACCCCGGTAAGTGGCCAGTCTGGTAGGGAGGCAGGGAGTAATTAAAAACTATTCAGTTGTAAAGTTGGTGAAATCCAATAATAGTAAGACTTTTCTTCTACCTCTGCCCAGTTCCTCCCCAAGACAGGATCTAGAAGGTTGTGATCTCCATTCCTTCCTGGTAGAGTAAAAGACTCAGAATCTTTCGTCTGAGAGTTCTTGGTCTTCCTTGGCCACTGTTAATCTGGCTTCTCACCCACCAGCCTTCATCATCTGAAACTTCAGCCATCTGGTTTGTCTCAGCTCGGCCTCTTGACCAATAGTCCCAGAAGACCTCTCTGGCTGACTCCCATTCACCTTAGCTCTTTTTTATCCTATAGAGGCCCCTACTTGCCACAGCATCCTGCCTCCAATCCTACAACTATTCCAATACAACCTGTATTATAGAGTCACCTTTCGCCTTTGTAATTCAGACCCTACCCACTGTGCACTCCTGCCTTGAATGGAGCTACATTCCAGATGGATACAGGCAGCCTCCAGAGTCCTAAACGTGCAGAGGGATCAAAGGatccttttctctttgtattaGCTTAATCCACTTAAATACAATTGGCCCTCTTCAGGCCAGAGCCCAGAAAGCAGAAGTCAGAACTCTGACCAActcactttcctttcttcttcaaagTTCTTCAGTGCACAATTTCCCAGTAATCAGTAGGGGTACACTTTTCTGCCATCATTCTTCTACCTCACGTACAGCTGTGGATGGTAGCACCTTCCACTGCATTCCACCCAGAGAGCATCTGGAAATATGTGGGGGCTGTCAGATTTCTTAGTAAAGGCTGAATGGATGAAGCAAGTGGCATTTATCAGGGTTAGAAATGGTAAGCAGTCTGTTTTCAGTCCAACACAGCATATGATCATCCTGCCCACTGAAAACTTATTACTTTACATCACATCCAACATTTGATAAAGAACAACAAACTTCACAGCCTAGTTGTCATGAACAGAAGAGGTATCTTCTCACTATGCAGAAAACATCCCATATCCCTCCAGCATTATTAGCCCTCGATGCGATCAATGAGAACTATTGCCCGAAAGACCCAGTAACTGTACTCCTTTGCCTTCAGAGAGATGGAGGTGGCAGGGgaacatgaaaaagagaaaattaaaggtCATATTTAGTATTTGCAAAATTTAGTCACTCCTAcaaaggcaaatatttaaaatgcaaacattcatggttaagtaatattttaatggCTTAATTGCTCACTTATAGATgaaaccttgggcaaattactcaaCTTGATGGGTTCCAATTTCAATATCTATTAAATGATACTAACAAAACCTTTATGAAATAGTTGTTTGAAATATCTAATATGtgtggaattaatttttaaattaagacatcAATTAGGCTTATAacgaataagaataaaaatagtatatcgaataaaataatacattgatGCCTTCTTTCCTCTGAAGATCAAAGAAATAGAGGGGGGGAAAGTATAGATggggaggtttaaaaaaatggtagTTTTTATCACTTACCCTATCTTTGAAAGAGTGGATGATTCAGATAAAAAATAACCAGATGCCAGAAAGGGATTAAATGAGCGGTTCTATCTGAATGATTATGggtaggttatttttttttaagatttttacttatttatttgacagacagagatcacaagtaggcagaaaggcaggcagagagaggggaggaagcaggctccctgctaagcagagaacccaacaaaGGACTCTACCCCCGGAccggaccgtgggatcatgacctgagacaaaggctgaggctttaacccacggagccacccaggcaccctatgcgTAGGTTATTTAACTGTTCTGAGATTCTCTGCTTTAGAACAAAACGTTAGCTTTATGCAATTTAAAATTCTTgagattttcatttctgaagaCTGGATCTAAAGATACATGGCATATACTTTTGCtgaggaataatttaaaatacatacaacatGAAGACTGGGCTAGAGCAGACCACTTGGAGAGAGAACCAAACTTGACTTCCAGATGCCACAACTAaactgtctctgttcctctctgctcCTAGTCTCATACCTATTAACTttgaaaagcaataaaatagTTTTCCATGTGTCAGATtgcctggttttttgttttttggtggggtttttttttttttttttggtttggtttttattgtAAGAGTCCATGTTGGAAGTAGAGGGAAAGGATAGTaaaacaatataagaaaataatagctCTCTTTTGCTTAATTGTAAATCAACTCTATACATAATGACTTAAACCTGCAGCTATTGAATCATTAAAGTCTTGAGGAGTCACATTTTATGTATGATTTACTGATTACTGAGTAGGCAGAGATTTTATCTTACAGTTATATATTCAAATTTGGGGACTGGCCAGGACCTCATGATTTAGTTGTCATGAATATGAAGAATATGATGTATGTATCATACAAGATTGTGAGGAGGATTAATACAGAGACTGCTTAACACAATTCCTTGCAAGTAGTAAATATGTAGGAAATACACATTCTCTTTCAGTTCATAGGGATTCAGAGTATGGAGAGATTATACTGAGCTGATGGCTTCAGGAAAGTTTTTGTGTCAAACGTGTCACTTGGGATAATTCCCAAAGAATGGGTAGAATTGTGCCTGGAAATATGTGGGgatgaggaggtgggggaaagtaGGATATGGGGGAATATAACAGATAAAGGAAACTTAACGATGAAGTCAAGAGAGTAAACACACagggacacctgactggctcagttggtagagcatgcaactcttgatcttggggctataagttcaagccccacatttggtgtagagattacgtaaaaataaaattttaaagaaaagaaagaaaaaggaaatgaaagattgCATGTACATCTGAGTAATTATATTCAATAATTAGAACTAAAAAGACTGCAGTATAACACATTTTATATGAACTTGTTTTTTTGGTAAGTGAAGATAAATTATCCACTGTATAGGTTTGACATAGCATATATTTTTGGACCTGgaagtattaatattaatatattaatattgattACCTCAAGAGGGTGAGAATGAAGGAGAATGTTAATCAAATGCACTGCATACTTGTGTGCTTACACATtattgacagaaataaaaatttgttgatgAAAAAATTACTGATTTTGGCTAATATCTGAGGAaccatagaaaattttaaagaaggtaGTTGTTAATAATTTAACTTtggaagactaaagaatcatgggggaaaagccatgaattctatgtgctgtatatCCTACCTCTGGAGTTCctcagttctcattgatcagtaaccTTGGTCtcagctggatgttcttgctaatctttttggggaggggcctgttgctgtgattctcaaatgtctttgcccgagatggaattgcactgcccttgccaggggctaggctaagcaatctgcttgggttcgctcGCTCTCAGTAGCCTTTggtccctgaacgctttccacaccactttggaggatgggaatgaataTAGCAGTCTGCCAATCTCTGAcctggaggagcccagagctcGGGGCtgcactcctcagtgtgccctcagagaaaagcagtcaatccctcccatctccctgatcTCCAGCCTCACTCTGAGCTCACGAGGCCTGTGACGGagagtttctgtctctggcgcatGGCTCCATTTGAAGTCCCCAAACCCAGCCGATTCCTGTAGTGGGCTCCTGTGCCACGCcctccagaggaggaaagagggggtctccccagatctgcctccTGTGGGGCTCTGCTCGAAGAACAGGCCccactgtgcctcagatcacagtttaaggtaaccccaagcggaaagctcactcctcagctccgtctctgtaaccagcttccccactctgatacctgggaactctgcctggtctttctgtgacctcgcaggtcctgagaccacacggTCCCAGTCAGGGTtccactccctcccacccacctctcacGCCACACTAAGccactggagtgatgtccctctaTGGcccagacttctaaaagttcttacCCTGTCCTCCACTGCTTTCTCACTTGCCGGACCCAGCTGATGGAGGTTTTCTCCGCCGCCTGTGGTCTcgcttcccatatatcacctcagattcattcttctgcatgttctACCTTCCAGAAAATAGTCACtcttctgttcatagaattgttactattcttttctttgatctcctgttaagtttgtagatgttcagaatgctttgataactatctagctgaattcctgggaccagacaaaatttaggtctcctactcctctgcatCTTGATCCTCCCTAATGTAAATCTTGTAAATCTCGTTATAAGTGAATAATCACCAGCAATTCATTATAGATGTGTACTTTTATGGCTATATATTCAGGAATTCAGATATTAATGCTCTATAACACAAAGAATGCCTATAAAACTGTAACATCCTTGAAGCAACGTCCAGCAGACTGACTGTGTGGGTGAGGCACTACTAAGGAGTAAAAAATATAATTCCTACACCAGGCAGTGATAGaatgtccatctttttttttttaagattttatttatttttatttattcatcagaaagagagacagagaaagcacacaagcaggcagagaggcagacagaggcggagagagaggcaggctccccgccaagcaaggagcctgcttgcagtacttgatcccaggaccctgggtcatgacctgagccgaaggtagtggcttaacccactgagtcacccaggcatccctagaatgTCCACCTTAATGCTTTTAGTCCATTGACATTTGCTGTAGAACCAAATGTAGCAAGATAAATATATTGTTATGGAAAACACATTTATGGTTGAAAATGCTTGCTATCCTCCATTTTTCCCTGATTTCAGCCTTCTTCTCTTCCCAGACAGTATGTGGTCCTGGGCCCCGCCCTGCTCCACACTGGGACCCCTGAGAAGGGCTACCTGAACGAGACAGTGTCTGTAAGTGCTTCCTTGGAGTCCATCGGGAGCAACCAGAGCCTCTTCACTGACCCGGTGGTGGAAAAGGACTTCTATCACTGCATCTCCCTCACTGTGAGTACGATCTGCCTGTCCTTGTTTGATACAGCATATTGAGGCATGGTGATGGGGAAATGGTGCTGAATCCCAAAGAATGACTTTACTGTTAGTGAGGACTTCATAAGGGATGAAAGAGAGTGGGTTTTTAGCTACCAAGGATCAAAGTATGGATCTTCCACCAACTtaggagagaaatattttttatgggTTAAAATCCAATTTAAGTTCTTAAAGAAAATCCTGTTAGCCATAGAAAACATATGACTTGGTCAGAGAGATTTTTTACCTTAGATATATAACCATCTCTTCAAGGCCAGTAGGACAGTGCCTAGAAAGAGGTTATACAAAAATCTCAAGGTAGGACAACATGTAGCAGAATGTTTCCCCTGTAGTGAGATGTTAGACATCTCTGTCCTCTGAATGTGTAAATGGTGCAAGATACTCAAAGCAAACCTCCAGTACCTCTTCAAGGTTGCCCAGCTTGGGATACTCAGCTATCATATTCTCCCACGTTTTTACAGAGAGACTTCTTTCCATTCCTCCACAATGTATATACTCTGTTAATAGGATTTAAGAACGAGAGTTCTTGGTAAGCTATATGGAGATTTGGGTCCCACTGATGTGTGCTCTCACTGATCTATTTCCCCTATATCTTATATTATTATCTCCAAGCATTTCtacagaaatatttctatttacttaGCACTTTGTGAGacggaaagagagacagaaaacagtcATGGATgaaggattgggagggagaagatTGTGAGGCTCCTCAGCAGTGTTCTTTATTCCGTAGCTCCCAAGGATCTCATCCTCCTCACAGGTGGCATTCCTCACTGTACAGATAAAGGGACCAACACAAGACTTTACGAAGAGGAACACAGTGCTGGTAAAGAATGCTCAAAGTCTGGTCTTTACCAAGACAGACAAACCCATCTATAAACCAGGACAGACAGGAATGTCGGGAAATTCCTCTATATTTCCCTCAGTCAGGGGCAGTGGTGACAAGGAGAGGACTCCCCTCAGCAGGTTTTGCAAACTAAACTTGCAAAATCCCCGTGTCTTAGCTTCCTGCCTTATCACTCACATTCCCTGCTTTACCATGCCTGAGTCTTACCAGggaatttctttttcagtaaaattCCATATTGCCTGTGTGGATGAGAATTTTCACCCCCTGAATGAACTGGTAAGTATCTCAAGAGTTATGGTtttggtgggaggttgggtgggaGTGGTCATCCAAGTGGGAACAGGAAGGCCCAGGAAAAGCAAGAAGACAAAAAACATTCCTTTTGGAACCTGGGCTCCAGCCACACCACAGATCTAGACCCTTGTGGAAGGCCTAACTGAAGGGTGAGAGATGATAAAGCTATTTCTCTTATACAGTAATTAATCATTTGACAATAGCTAGATTTATTGCTGTGAACACAATACGTTAAACATGATGAAgagacataataaaaaatttaggcGCTATCTATAGCCATACTCTCAAGGAGCTTGTGATTAACTAATTAAATTAAagcataaattaattaattaaagcatGAAGAGTTTCACTGATTCTGCATATATCTCTCCATCTATCTGTAATAGACATAATGTAATAtggtaataaatatatatatttatattttatatatatttttgataatatatattaatacacaATGTAGCATagatataatatagaatatacattatatacaaagattttgtttttgctaattGGGTGTCCCTTATTCTAACTAGCTTTCAACAAAGCAAAGGAATAAAGctaatttaaaaacactgaaaaaataaaataaaacaaacacaatttttaaattagaaaaaatactcTTGGTTAACTGTTAACCAAATCATTCTGAGAACTGTATTCCTATTTGgtcttaattttaataacacaTCACTCTATTAATATCCACTTCCTAAATCTATGCAACTAAATAGTATAGTCATTTTCTTTACTTCAGTACTTAATTACtagtaaataatattaataaaataataaatattaagaaaacgtATTCaccaataatatttttcaaggaaatggcaACACGATTGTTGTGGAAATACTTATGCTTTTCTAAGAACTATTTCCTGGTTTCCCTAAGTAATTCTAGTTCTCTAATGTTTCAGGTTAAATTTTGTTATATCTTACTACAAATACTATTTTTCCTAAGTAAGCTATTGAATCATGAGTCTGAAATCACAGCCTTTGGTGAAATTCTAATCACATcgcttctttccttttttcatatCGATTCCCCTGGTGTACCTTGAAGTAAGCAACAGAAAGAGTCTCATATAAAGAAATCAACACGTTTAAAGTTAGAAGTTCTGATATTCCTTACAGAtgaattactattaaaaaaagatcCTTTCAGATCTAAAATTTCCTACTCTCAAATGTCAggtttattctattttatcttctgtgtttaTCTCTTCAGAAGGCAAGGCCAGTTACCAACCCCAGAGTCATTTGTTTGGTTCAAGGACTATCATGGCTACATAATTACTCCCCTTGCCCCTTGTTTATCTCTAGGACCCAAAAAGAAATCGAATTCGACAATGGCAGAGTCTCAGGTTGGAGAGTGGCCTCCAACAGCTGGCCTTTCCTGTCTCGTCTGAGCCCATTCAGGGTTCTTACAAGCTGGTGGTACAGAAGGAGTCAGGTGAAAGGATAGAGCACCCCTTCACTGTACAAGAATTTGGTATGcattctgaaaactgaaaaggaCATAACTTTTGGGTTCATACCGTGCATTCACTTGGGCTTTCTGAATCTCCCATAGGTATGTTGAACTTGGGTTAGAATCAACTTGAGCGGTTTCTAAAGCCATCATAATTCTGTGCACCAGAAACTCACAAGAGCTTGATTGTCAGTAGCAAGTTATACTTTGCCGAGTATCAAAATTCTTATTGTGGTGGAGCCAACATCCCTTGACAGTGTCAATAAGATCTGCTGTGATcataaagtcatttaaattttgcATGAATTGTTAAAACTTATTGTCTTAAAGCTGGCACATGAAAAATGGATCTAGCATTTCAGGGTATTATTTTGGGGAAAGTTAGAGAcatgaaatatttgtttccattaaATGTTCACCAGTCTCTCTAGTTCCATTATCTCTATCAACAGTGCTTTCCAAGTTTGAGGTCAAAGTTCAGGTGCCAAACATAATCAGTATCCTGGATGAAAAGTGAACATATCAGTATATACTTTAAATTGCTTTTGTCTGAAATTTCATATTTTGCCTCAATTTTgcatcattatatatataattagaaattaactttccacagaattaaaaaattaaaagattatttcaaTGACTTATTTCAACTTCTCATTACTAAATTTTTCAAACATACAAAGGAATAGAGGACCCCCATAATCATGATTTTAACAATTGGCATCATTCTGTATTTGCTAcactattttctttgctttaataTTTCAGGATAAATTACAACGATCATGACATTGTGCCTTAGATGCAGTACTGTGTACCGCTAAAAATTACTGACATTTTTCCCAACATAGTCATGATCCCATTATGACACTTTACaacattaaaagtaattttccAATACTAAATCTTATTTTACAGTCAAGCTCCCTCAGTCTTTCTAAAAATGCTGTTTACCCATTGCTTTCAGTTATTATGACTCACGTGTACCCTTCTGTTCCAACTCTCTACAATGGAAATTTTCAACAGAATGCAAAAGttaacaaaatagtaaaatgaaaatcCACGTACCCATCAGCCatgataaaaattatgaaattttgtcaagtttgttccatttattttccctccttccaatttttttctccaaagttttTTAACAAGCCATGGGaatctgtaaatatattaaaGCTTTAAAGGTCCTTACCTTAccttgcctgggtgactcagtccattaagtatctgccttcagctcaggttatgattccagggacctggaattgagccctccatcgggcttcctgctcatagggagcctgcttctccctctccctctgtctgctgctctgcctacttgtatttttctctctctttctctgtcaaacaaataaataagtaaaaacaaaaatctttgacCTCTTTTTCTTCCCATGATGTTATTTTATTGAAAAGCATAGGTCAGTTGGGTAACAAAAGCCCCACTTGCTGGATTTGCCTGATTGCTTCCTCATGATACATTGaattgattaattttaatttctcctctGGCCAATTTCAAGAGGATACCTGGAGTATTTTGCATAGATTGGTCATAGATCCTCTTGGTGCAGTgtaagaacagatttttaaaacctgaaataatctctgtttttaattttttgagaaacctccatgctgtttttcattgttactgcaccattttacatttccatcaacaatGTGCATAATGACCAGTATGATAAAGTTTCTCcctatattttttatagaaattttataatatcaggtcttacatttaagtctttaatctctTCTGAGtcaatatttgtgtatggtgtaattaACATAAGGGTTTAATTTCATTCACTTgcttgtggatatccagttttcctgacAATGTTGTTGAAGATGCTATCCTCTCTTTGTATTTTTGGCACCCTTTTCAAAGACCAacagaatatttataaatgaatttatttctgggctttgatccattgaaaagggaaaaagcttttccttttttctcaagaCTGTTTTTAGTATTTAGGGTCCTTTGTTGTTCTatgtgaattttaagattttttttgctATTCCTGTAAAGAATACCATTACGATTTTGATCAGGACTTCATTGAATCTGGAGATTgccttgggtagtatggatatctTAATattgtcttccaatccatgaacataggatgcctttccatttatttgtgactactttctttcattgatgttttgtagtttttcagtgtacaagtctttcaccttcttggttaagtgTATTACtaagtcttttattctttttgttgctattgtaaagaggactgttttcttcatttctttttcgtATAGtccattgttagtgtacagaaacacAGCTGggtttgtatgttgattttgtatcctgcaactttatggGATTGGTTTATTAGTTCTaacttgccagggaccaggctaagtaatccacttgggttcacttttgggagcttttgttcccttgaACGTtgtccgtagagttctggaggaccggaatgaaaatggtggcctccaaatctccggcccagaggagccaagagctcagggccccactcctcagtgtgtccttggagaaaagcactcaatcactcccatctccctggccttcagctgcactccaagctcacccagcctgtgaccaagcatctctgtctctggcacacagccccacctggagtctccaaaccccacagatccctgcgctcttccaggggggtctccctggatcttgtggggtccacgctcacagagcagtggcctgagcCACGGATCAGAATTTAAGGTAACCCCGgtttgagagctcactcctcatctctgtctctgtagctggcttctccACTCTggtacctgtgagctctgcaacactgagacacccccatccttctgtgatgcgcgggacctgagaccacactatccCCGCGTGGGCTTCTCCCCGGCTTAGCCTTtggagagatgtccctcagtggagcagacttttaaaagttctgattttgtgttccattgttccaccacttgccgggagccggcccctccccccacggtctatcttcccatcgctctGGATCCCCTTCTCTGCTGGtcccacctttcagaaagtggtcgactTTCTATTTCCAGAATTGCTGCTCtacttctctttgatctcctattAGGTTAGATTTGTAGgggttcggaatggtttgatagctatccagctgatctcttgctacctgatgtcatctcagcctgctacttctccaccatcttgactcctccccccataacatatctttttaaaataatcaatgaaaGGTCTTGGAATTCAgcatactgatttttaaaacaagaatatgTAGATGGACTGATTAGGAGAATAGAGAGCACTGAAGAGAGAGTCACTAAATGGAAGATGAAATTCATGAATTATCATAGAACTCAGCCCTGAGGAATCTCCTGATATTCCTTAAACACAGTtttgttctttgccttttctacctattgctttaattcttttttaacacagaaaccatatatatatactctgtgtaattaaaaataaagataatttacatttaaaagtaaaaaatagtgtATGCTCATTATGGCATATTTTGGAAATGCAGAAAAGTTAAAAGATGCAAAATAGTATCCCAAGAAATTAAAGCCAACAAtcattctatttctcttttattaatgcCTTTCTTTGTTTATATTGTCTTAGTGATTTAGATACATGACTTCTACATGTTATTTccaatttataattaaaatctaTCTTTGCCTAAAGTATTTAATGCAGTTAAAAACCCATTGTTATAGATTTCCTCCAGAAACTAAAATTTAACGTAGCTATTTAAATGTAGgtgcactggggcacctggacggctcagtgggttaaagcctctgcctatggctcaggtcatgatcccagggtcctgggatggagccccgcatcaggctctctgctcagtggcagcctgcttcctcctctctctctctctctctctgcctgtttctctgccttcttgtgatctgtctgtcaaataaataaaatctttttttaaaaatttaaaaaataaatgaaggtgcACTAATGGTTTTACCCACTAAAGAAGGGTTTCGAGACAGGTTCACAGGTTAACAACAATAATCTcagtaattttattgtttttattttattaggtaTGCATATGGCAAACCTATAGAAGGAAACATTCAGCTTACTGTGTGCAAGGAATCTATTTCTTATTGAAAGTAgctcagagaatttaaaataagaaattaaccAAAATTGCCTTATGTCAACATCTCAGAGATAATCATGATTCAATTTGGCTTATTTTCCTCAGGTCTCATAATTGAGATTGTGCTCTACTGGGTTTTTAGTCTGCCTTTTTTGAAACCTAACATTACCTATAGTGACTTTGCCATATC
Proteins encoded in this window:
- the LOC125106967 gene encoding LOW QUALITY PROTEIN: pregnancy zone protein-like (The sequence of the model RefSeq protein was modified relative to this genomic sequence to represent the inferred CDS: substituted 1 base at 1 genomic stop codon), with amino-acid sequence MSQSLSEVRLEDNEVITESNDLFPGSSAQTELHLEALGMELVCEKQPQKSLPSSLPRQYVVLGPALLHTGTPEKGYLNETVSVSASLESIGSNQSLFTDPVVEKDFYHCISLTLPRISSSSQVAFLTVQIKGPTQDFTKRNTVLVKNAQSLVFTKTDKPIYKPGQTVKFHIACVDENFHPLNELVPLVYLXDPKRNRIRQWQSLRLESGLQQLAFPVSSEPIQGSYKLVVQKESGERIEHPFTVQEFVLSKFEVKVQVPNIISILDEK